The following are encoded together in the Weissella soli genome:
- a CDS encoding PTS system mannose/fructose/sorbose family transporter subunit IID yields the protein MAEEKIRLSKSDRLSVAWRSTFLQASWNYERMQNLGFAYAMIPALKKLYTNKEDRAAALTRHMEFFNTHPYLASPILGVTLALEEERANGAAIDDTAVQGVKIGMMGPLAGIGDPVFWFTVRPILGALGASLASAGNIMGPIIFFVAWNLIRWGFMWYTQEFGYRAGSEITKDLSGGLLKDVTKGASILGMFILAVLVERWVSIKFAVELPAKKLAEGAYIQFPTGEVTGGKLQEILSQQASGLSLTKEAANSLQSNIDSLIPGLMGLLLTLFMMYLLKKKISPIYLIVGLFVLGVVAHVLGIL from the coding sequence ATGGCTGAAGAGAAAATTCGACTTTCAAAGTCTGACCGTCTGTCAGTAGCATGGCGTTCGACATTCTTACAAGCTTCATGGAATTATGAGCGTATGCAAAACTTAGGCTTTGCTTATGCAATGATCCCTGCTTTGAAGAAGCTTTACACAAATAAGGAAGACCGTGCCGCTGCTTTGACGCGCCACATGGAATTCTTTAACACTCACCCATACTTAGCATCACCTATTTTGGGTGTGACTTTGGCACTTGAAGAAGAGCGTGCCAATGGAGCAGCCATCGATGACACCGCCGTACAAGGTGTTAAGATCGGTATGATGGGACCACTTGCTGGTATCGGAGATCCTGTCTTCTGGTTTACCGTACGTCCAATTTTGGGTGCCTTGGGTGCCTCATTGGCTAGTGCTGGTAACATCATGGGGCCAATTATTTTCTTCGTTGCCTGGAACCTCATCCGTTGGGGCTTCATGTGGTATACTCAAGAATTTGGTTACCGCGCCGGATCAGAAATCACAAAGGACTTGTCTGGTGGTTTGTTGAAGGATGTTACTAAGGGTGCTTCGATCCTTGGAATGTTCATCCTGGCCGTTCTGGTTGAGCGATGGGTTTCGATTAAGTTTGCTGTTGAATTGCCAGCTAAGAAATTGGCTGAAGGAGCTTACATCCAATTCCCAACTGGTGAAGTTACCGGTGGTAAGCTACAAGAAATTCTGAGCCAACAAGCATCAGGATTGAGCTTGACTAAGGAAGCTGCAAACTCATTGCAATCAAACATTGATTCATTGATACCTGGTTTGATGGGATTGTTGTTGACATTATTCATGATGTACTTATTGAAGAAGAAGATTTCTCCAATCTACTTGATTGTCGGTTTGTTCGTACTTGGTGTCGTTGCCCACGTACTTGGCATTTTGTAA
- a CDS encoding RecX family transcriptional regulator produces MKSAMPKVTKTTRTRTPGRYNIYLDDEFAFAVDEKVLIKYNLFPETAFTSDEIETIKAAEFEQKAYQTALKYATGQMRTKMQVIMKLKEKDFPNQVIGQVITRLAQANVLDDRLYAEMYVQSAVRSGKLGPKGVAQKLKQMGVDRFLIEDALVQYPAEDQADAIDRQVEKLMAKYHHQSHFMAQRKTTQKLMQLGFDQGVIKRALTQYLSDHPVDQDDELEKLGSEAEKVAARYQQYDGWDFKNKVKAALYRKGYDLNRVDQWLKENPK; encoded by the coding sequence ATGAAATCTGCAATGCCAAAAGTGACGAAAACAACGCGCACACGTACCCCAGGACGCTATAATATCTATCTTGATGATGAATTTGCGTTCGCGGTTGATGAAAAAGTTTTGATTAAGTATAATCTTTTTCCAGAAACAGCCTTCACGTCTGATGAAATCGAAACCATCAAAGCAGCTGAATTTGAACAAAAAGCCTATCAAACTGCTTTGAAATATGCCACTGGGCAAATGCGGACCAAAATGCAGGTGATCATGAAACTCAAAGAAAAGGACTTTCCTAATCAAGTCATTGGGCAAGTCATTACCCGCTTAGCACAGGCGAATGTGTTAGATGACCGCCTCTATGCTGAAATGTATGTGCAGAGTGCTGTGCGCTCGGGTAAATTGGGACCGAAAGGTGTGGCACAGAAACTCAAACAAATGGGGGTTGACCGTTTCTTGATTGAAGATGCATTGGTTCAGTATCCTGCTGAAGATCAGGCAGATGCGATTGATCGGCAAGTTGAAAAGTTAATGGCAAAGTACCATCATCAATCGCATTTTATGGCCCAGCGGAAAACAACGCAAAAGCTGATGCAACTGGGTTTTGACCAAGGGGTTATCAAACGCGCCCTGACCCAATATCTCAGTGATCATCCCGTTGACCAAGACGACGAATTGGAAAAGCTGGGTAGTGAAGCTGAGAAAGTCGCTGCTCGCTACCAACAATATGATGGCTGGGATTTCAAAAATAAGGTCAAGGCAGCACTTTATCGTAAGGGCTATGACTTGAATCGTGTGGATCAATGGCTCAAAGAAAATCCTAAATAG
- a CDS encoding mannose/fructose/sorbose PTS transporter subunit IIA, with translation MVNFIIASHGEFAAGIHMSGGMIFGEQENVEVVTFMPSEGPDDLKRKYQEALAKFGEDEQVLFLVDLWGGSPFNQASPFVAENPDQMALIAGLNLPMLVEAYGARFTMDKAADIAHYLVSVARDGVRTIPETEEPETTATANKSSMAGLKEGQLKINLVRIDSRLLHGQVATAWTPESKANRIIVVSDVVAKDELRKGLIEQAAPNGINANIVPISKMAEVMKDNRMGGVEAFLLFETPEDALRAIEAGVPIKEINVGSMAHSTGKTMLNNVLSVDKTDVETFDKLRELGVSFDVRKVPNDSNVDLFKLIDNKRSEIESK, from the coding sequence ATGGTTAATTTTATTATTGCCAGTCACGGAGAATTTGCAGCCGGCATTCATATGTCAGGTGGAATGATTTTCGGTGAGCAAGAAAACGTTGAAGTCGTCACTTTCATGCCGAGTGAAGGTCCAGATGATTTGAAGCGTAAATATCAAGAGGCGCTTGCCAAGTTTGGCGAGGATGAACAAGTATTGTTCCTTGTTGATTTATGGGGTGGCTCACCGTTCAACCAAGCAAGTCCATTTGTTGCTGAAAATCCCGATCAAATGGCATTGATCGCCGGATTAAACTTACCTATGTTAGTCGAAGCTTATGGGGCTCGATTCACAATGGACAAAGCTGCAGATATCGCACATTATCTTGTATCAGTTGCTCGTGATGGGGTTCGCACAATCCCTGAAACTGAAGAACCTGAGACAACTGCGACTGCTAACAAGTCATCAATGGCCGGACTCAAAGAAGGTCAGTTGAAGATTAACTTGGTTCGTATCGATTCACGTCTATTGCATGGTCAAGTGGCCACTGCATGGACCCCTGAATCAAAGGCAAACCGTATTATCGTCGTTTCAGACGTCGTTGCTAAGGATGAATTGCGTAAGGGCTTGATTGAACAAGCTGCGCCAAACGGTATCAACGCAAATATCGTACCAATTAGCAAGATGGCTGAAGTGATGAAGGATAACCGTATGGGTGGTGTTGAGGCATTTTTGCTCTTCGAAACTCCTGAAGATGCTTTACGCGCAATTGAAGCTGGCGTTCCTATTAAGGAAATTAATGTTGGTTCAATGGCTCACTCAACGGGTAAGACAATGCTCAACAACGTTTTGTCAGTAGATAAGACAGACGTTGAGACATTTGATAAGTTACGCGAATTGGGCGTATCATTTGACGTTCGTAAGGTGCCAAATGATTCAAACGTCGACTTGTTTAAGTTGATTGATAATAAGCGTAGCGAAATTGAAAGCAAGTAA
- a CDS encoding PTS mannose/fructose/sorbose transporter subunit IIC produces MSVISMILVVIIAFFAGIEGILDEFEIHQPLVAVTLIGLVTGHLVPALILGGTLQMMALGWANIGAAVAPDVALASVASAIILIKGGVFDSGHIALAYGSAIPLAVGGLFLTMIVRTISVGLIHGADAAAKNGDIKKMEYVHLFALSLQGLRIAIPALALLLVPSSVVSDALNAVPTWLSDGMTIGGGMVVAVGYALVLNMMATREVWPFFAIGFALAAVSQLTLIALGTIGVAIALIYINLSKQGGNNNGGNNGGGSGDPVGDILNEY; encoded by the coding sequence ATGTCGGTTATTTCTATGATTTTAGTCGTCATCATCGCTTTCTTCGCAGGTATCGAAGGAATCCTTGATGAATTTGAAATTCACCAACCATTGGTCGCTGTCACATTGATTGGTTTGGTTACTGGTCACTTAGTGCCAGCGTTGATCCTTGGTGGTACATTACAAATGATGGCCTTGGGATGGGCTAATATCGGTGCCGCTGTTGCGCCGGACGTTGCTTTGGCATCTGTTGCCTCAGCAATCATCTTGATTAAGGGTGGTGTCTTTGACTCAGGTCACATCGCCTTAGCTTATGGTTCTGCTATTCCATTGGCTGTTGGTGGATTGTTCTTGACAATGATTGTTCGTACAATCTCTGTTGGGTTGATTCACGGGGCTGATGCCGCCGCCAAGAATGGTGACATCAAGAAGATGGAGTATGTGCATTTGTTTGCTTTGTCATTGCAAGGTTTGCGTATTGCTATTCCAGCTCTTGCATTGTTGTTGGTTCCTTCATCAGTCGTTTCAGACGCTTTGAACGCTGTGCCAACTTGGTTGTCAGATGGTATGACAATCGGTGGTGGAATGGTCGTTGCCGTAGGTTATGCGCTTGTTTTGAACATGATGGCAACACGTGAAGTTTGGCCATTCTTTGCTATCGGATTTGCTTTAGCAGCCGTTAGCCAATTGACATTGATCGCATTAGGTACTATTGGTGTGGCCATTGCCTTGATTTACATTAACTTGTCAAAGCAAGGTGGTAACAACAACGGTGGTAACAATGGCGGTGGTTCAGGTGACCCTGTCGGCGACATCTTGAACGAGTACTAG
- a CDS encoding DUF402 domain-containing protein, protein MKDSRLPREGDFITIKSYKHDGSLHRTWRDTMVLKTSENAIIGLNDHTLVIEDDGRRWVTREPAIVYFHRKYWFNIVAMIRDNGVSYYCNLASPFVLDREALKYIDYDLDVKVFPDGEKRLLDADEYEAHKTKWQYPADIDFIVKEHVKILVDWINENKGPFSQDYVDLWYRRYLEIQHRSDR, encoded by the coding sequence ATGAAAGACAGTCGCTTGCCACGCGAGGGCGATTTCATAACGATCAAGAGTTACAAACACGATGGTAGTCTACACCGAACTTGGCGCGATACAATGGTTCTCAAAACAAGTGAAAATGCTATTATCGGCCTCAATGATCACACCTTAGTGATTGAGGACGATGGGCGTCGTTGGGTCACACGTGAACCAGCAATCGTTTATTTTCATCGTAAATATTGGTTTAACATTGTTGCTATGATTCGTGATAATGGGGTGTCTTATTATTGTAATCTTGCATCGCCGTTTGTCCTGGATCGGGAAGCCTTGAAGTACATCGATTACGATTTAGATGTGAAGGTTTTCCCGGATGGTGAAAAACGGCTGCTCGATGCTGATGAATATGAGGCACATAAAACTAAATGGCAATATCCAGCTGACATTGATTTTATTGTGAAAGAACACGTTAAAATTTTAGTTGATTGGATAAATGAGAATAAAGGACCATTTTCACAAGATTATGTTGATCTATGGTACCGTCGTTATCTGGAGATTCAGCATCGTTCAGATCGTTAA
- a CDS encoding DUF956 family protein: MVESLNTRADLTTDGISFLGIGARYGKILIGDRAFEFFNEKNIQDYIQIPWSEVNYVQAQVSHNKIGRRFKFNTTIGELDFSSKDAGKILKGIREYIGNDKVVRAPTLWQRIKNLFLKLKFKLKRNKK, from the coding sequence ATGGTTGAATCATTAAATACCCGAGCAGACCTCACGACGGATGGCATTTCGTTTTTAGGCATTGGCGCCCGATATGGCAAAATTTTGATCGGTGACCGTGCTTTTGAATTTTTCAACGAAAAGAACATCCAAGACTACATCCAAATTCCATGGAGTGAAGTGAATTATGTTCAAGCCCAAGTTTCACATAATAAAATTGGTCGTCGTTTTAAGTTCAACACAACAATTGGTGAATTGGATTTTTCATCAAAAGATGCTGGCAAGATTTTGAAGGGTATCCGCGAATATATCGGTAATGATAAGGTTGTTCGGGCACCAACACTTTGGCAACGAATTAAGAATCTATTCCTCAAGTTGAAGTTCAAGTTGAAACGTAACAAAAAGTAA